AGTGATGAGCAAAAGCAGGTAAAACTGACGCACTCCGTGTGAAACCAGGCACCCCCGTCAGTCTTTGCCGACAAAACTCCTGAGCCGGaaagcctccccccctccctcaccCCACAAACTCCTCACCATACGTATATACAGccctccatggccgccgtctctcgTAGGACTCCATGCGCCTGTTTACGCCCTCTAGCCATGCAGCAAGGagcagcctcgtcctcggccgcgttgAACAAACCCCCTTCCTCGCGGGCAATGCGGGCGGCACTACCGCGCGTACGGGTGGAAGCCCctgttgccgccgcgtccgccgccgcgataGTTtgcgccggggcggccggcgtTCTTGGGCCCCGTGGGCGCGTTGGCAGGCGGCGCATTCTGCGGATCGGGGGTGCCCTgagagccgctgccgccgcccctgcggAAGCCTCCCTGGCCGGCGCTGGGCTGCGGCACGTCGTCGTACATGCCCTCCCACGATgtcggggcgccgccgccgcctccgcccatGCCGTaacctccgcctccgcctccgccgtagccgccgccgccggcgccgcctcggccaccccgccggccgcctcccggtCCCTGGGGCGGAGCTTGCTGGAATCCGCCTCCGTAATTgccctggtcgccgccgccttggggttgctgctgctgttgctgtccgccctgctgctgctgttgttgctgttgttgttgctgcatctgcatcatttgctgctgcatctgctgcATCATCTGCGGATTCATGTTGCCTCCTCCCATCATGTTCTGTGGGTTGTTGCCGGGTCCGCCTCCGCGGCCACCAGCCATCATTTGCTGTTGCATctgctgcatctgcatcaTCTGCTGCCACATTGCGGGGTTCATCTGCATGCCCCGGTTCATGGCCATCTGGCTCTGCATCATGTTGAAGTACTGCTGCATGCGCTGAAAGTACTGCGCCATGAGCTGGGGTGTCATGCcgttggtggcgccgcccatctgctggccgccgcccatgccgccttggcccgACTGCTCGTCCTTGCGGAACTTGTtgcgcttggccgcctcctcctcctcacggAGGTTGCCGCGCGGCTGGGCCTTCttgacctcgacgggcttgccgtGAATCTCCAGAGGAACGTTGATgcaggcgtcgacgccggcctcgctcTCAAAGGTGACGAAGCCGAAGCCACGGGGGCGACCCGTGTCCTTGTCCATCATCAGGGTAGCATCCACGACCCGTCCGAACTGCGCAAAGTAGTCTCGAAACTCCTGGTCCGTCGTCTCCTGGCTGACACCCCCGACAAAGATCTTGCTAGTTTTTTCCTGCTCATCCCGCGGGATGGCGCGCTTGGGGTCAATCTATCTCACAGAGTCAACAGCTGTCCCCCACGACTTGTGCGACAGCGTCAAACTCACAATTTTGCCGTCCAAAAAGTGCTCCTTGACCATGACGATGTTAACCGTCTTGGCGTCTTTGAAAGTTAGGAAACCGAAACCGCGAGATcggccggtgctgctgtcgcGCATGACGGTGCACTCTACGACTTCGCCAAACTGCGAGAAGTAGTCTCTGAGGGACTCTGTTTTGTGTCAGCATCGTCCCGTCAGGCAGGTCAAGGCGATGTGAAATCACGTACGGTCTGTAGTTTCCCAATTCAATCCACCGATGAACATTTTCCTGCAAACTCAAGTCAGCGATCCGCGGTGGTGACCATCTTTCATGAACAAGGCATCTTCAGCGGCAGTCTCGGCGTGTGGCATGTGTGATGCGGAGGGCTTGTGAATCGGACAGCCGCCTGCGCGGATCCCGtacgacgatggcggcacTGGTCGCGTGCCGTGTGTGGTTGGCTCGATGGGTAGCCTTCATGCAGGATCGgctcggcgcctcgtcgaccccaGACTCAAGCACACATCGCCGTTGGTCGCCAAACATGTCTCCAGCCCATGGCTGCGGTTGACAATACATCCAGGTGGatgtcgccctcgaggcgaACGTGCAAAGAACCGCCAGCTGCGTTcccacgacggcggtgtGACATGATCTGACGCCCAAGCTACCGTGTAACGATTGCTTGGTTGATCCAGGACTGCTGGCAGAACCAACAAGAAGCGGGCCATCtcggcaacaacagcacgGAGACAGCTAGCAGGCGCGCGTATGCGTGTGGCCAGAAACCATGTTCATGCTTGTCGACTTTGTCTCTTGCTTGTTTCTGTCTTCTTCTGCTCTTGCTTCTTTGGCCTCTTCGTCTTGGCCTttctgtctgcctgtctgaCTGATTCTGACTGTCTCATGCTAGGTACGTAATGACCTTGAGCGCTAGTCGCTGCGAATCTGGCTGCTACAGCCTCCCGAGAACCGTGGTTTCGTCGGGCGCTTCAAGATTCCGCTCGGGCGCCACAACAGGAGCATTtcctgctggcggccggcttGGGTCGGTGTGTAGGCTCTGGCTCGATATATCCACATGATGACGTCCAGCTTTTCTCTCGATGGATACCCGTCTCTTTCTCAATGCAGCCATACAAGCGCCTCAGTTTCTAGAGGGCATGGTACATTGTTGGCGCAACGACCGCTCCGGAAGCGACATGGGCCACATCTTTCGATTTCGTTGAGTCTGTGGGTCTTGATCTGACTGATCTCTGACTGCCTGTTtcgagcccgcccgcgtccagccATACACACCAGCCAGCATCGCCTTGCAACAACACCTGACCTCAGAGGTCCAGGGCTCGTTGAGCCTGTCCAGAGCGCCCCATCACGCAAATGGCGAGAGCTCCGCGTCACACTAACCACCGAGGGCATGGGGATACATTCACGTGCACGAAGGGTGTGGGGTCAACTTACCCGTCGTCTTTGGCGCTTGCCTTGTGAACGGTTCCGTAGGGAGGCGTGGAGGGGGTATCGTCATGCTGGGGGACGGGGGCTGTCGCGGTGCTGCCCCCGCCAAGGTTGAAgtcgacctcatcgtcgtcctcttcgtcgtcgtcctcggcatcgtgTGCCATTGcttcgccgcccgctgcgtTCTCAGCATCTCTCGTGGAAGACACTGCGGCTTCGCCAGTGTCGTCGGGTGCACTGCTCACAGGCGCCACCGGCGCAGGGGCAGGAGCTCCCTTGGAGgcgtcattgtcgtcgtaGCTGCAGGGAGGGTTAGTGAAGCCGCGTCTGCTGGGCCGTAGTCATTCAATACGCACAGGTCGGCGAAGAGGTCCTCTTCGAAGTTCTCAGGCTCCGTCATGGCGAAGTGGATTCCGCCGTCCGCGAAGTCGATTTGTTGCGAGGTGAGCAGCCTGATGTCCAGTCCGGGCTACTGCGGGATCGAGGAGGCCAGGAATATCAAGAATGACGGCGAGAAAAAGGATGAAGGGGACGTTTTGACGATGGGGGGAGTGAGGCAGGGATGGGTGAGGGAAGGGTCTGCACGAAGCAAGACGACGCAGGTGCTGAAAGAAGCCACAGCCGCCAGTCATGACAAGCGACCGCGCATTTGGCGAATGACTAAGCATccatgccggcggcggagaggccAATCACTGCAAAGAGGGcgcccaggcggcgggccaccgCATCGCTGGCGGGCTGATACAGGGGGGTGGCCCTTCAAACACAGCCCTATAATTTGTTGCCCGCCCAGGGTAGTGCCTCTACTGCGCCGTGCTGTCCAGTCGGCGGGTGCTGCCCACCACTTGCGGGCAGGCACCTGCACCCAcagcacggcggcagccatggACCCTccatgctcgcccgccgtaGTCAGGCTGTCCTCAGCGGGGAACCCCGCTAATGCCCATCGGATACTAtctaaggtacctaggtatactgtactagACGTAGGGACCTCGTAGTAGTTAGTACCTGGGTATCCAAGGCACTGCAAGCGCGGGACCGCCCCGACATTCAAGCCGCTGGAAGGGCCTGTTGAATGTCCCGTCCCCCTCCAACTCCAAGTGCCCCCAAGTGCCCCCGCAATTCGGTTGGCGCCAGGCGGCTGTCGCGTGGggcctggtgctgctgctgcgcggcacCGCATGGGCACTACGCACGGCAGTAAGGTACCTTGTAGTGCGCTGGACGCAAGCTCCTGTTTCGTCTCCATGACAGTGAGGCCAGACAAGAcatcacctcacctcacagCCGCCATCCACCAGCCCAccaagcagctcgtcgagttGCCAAGGGGCTCTCCACTAGCCTCTCAAGCTTGCCACGAGTTTCGGTTCGCAGAATGAGGCGACGCCTTGGACCGGCCAAAGACCATTCGTGAAGatgtggtcgtcgtcggggagtGGCAAGAAGCCGGCACCTTCAGTGAGTCGCCGACTGCCCAAGCAGCGGATGCAGCGTGACGTGGATGCTAACAACGTCGCAGCCACAGGAGATGGTCCAGGTCGGTATGTCAAGACAACGATGCCCCGAGCGCGCAATTGGAGCTATTGCTAACGAATGTGCCCATTGCTCGTCCACAGATCGATCCGAGTACAAAACCCTCCCCGCCATGAATGCCCTCGGCCCCTCCGCTGACCGTCTACCAGTTCTGCCTCGCCGTTCTGGAGACCGACAGTGCGCGACAATGCCCCTAAGAGGAGTGTGACCAGCCCGGCGGCTCGCGATCCGAACCTCGTGGTCGGCGCAGCCTACTCCCACGCCGATATGCTCAAGTTCGACTCGCTGTACGTCGTTGCCCCGTCCCCTGCGAGACGTAACTGGCCCCTTCCCGCCTCTCTCGCGCAGTCGCTGATCCTCCGACCTCAGAAGCCTCTCGCGCCCCAAAACACCAccctcttcgtcttcgtctaGGGTCCGCGTCCACGAagcctccccgcccgcgcgccatTCGGGTCAGAGCTCCCCACCCTTCAAGAGCTACATCAACTTCCTCTCCAATACCAATGATGACTGGaaagccgacgaggacgagatgtTGGGAtacgatgacgatgacggcgacgactttGGGCTTCCCAGCCTGTCCAATATGAAGAGAAGATCCCGGCGCATAGCCAGTCAAACCACTCCGGACCCCAGCGCTCTCTCCCCTGCAATGGAGGGTCCGTTTGGATCGAAGAGCAGACGGCACTCCAACAGCGCCGACATTGCGATCGAGCGGCCAACCCCAGCCTATCCCATGCCGAAGAAGAGCGAGGGCAAAATATTACGACCGCAGTACAAGGAGATATTACGAGGTAGGGCGGTCGAGCCTGGGGAGCACAAGACGACGGAATGCTGACGAGCGTGCAGACCCGGCGAATTCGCTACACCTAATCAACTACCCCTCCGTTCCGTCCAACGCATCGGCCAAGGAAGCAGACGCAATAAACTCCCGAATAACCCGAATCAACAAGTtcaagaagctgctgcaggcaTCGGCTATCTCGCTCCCGGACcttcgctcgctcgcgtgGTCAGGGGTGCCTGAGGAGGTCCGCGCAATGACGTGGCAGCTGCTCCTCAGCTACCTCCCCACCAACAGCGAGAGGAGGGTCGCCACGCTGGAGAGGAAGCGCAAGGAATACGTGGACGGAGTCCGGCAAGCGTTCGAAAGAGGCGgcaccagctcggcgagccccGGCCGCGCAAGAGGACTGGACGAGGCCATCTGGCACCAGATCAGCATCGACGTACCCAGGACGAACCCCCACATCGAGCTCTACAGCTACGAGGCGACGCAACGATCCCTGGAGCGCATCCTATACGTCTGGGCGGTCCGGCACCCAGCAAGCGGATACGTGCAGGGCATAAACGACCTGGTGACGCCGTTCTGGCAGGTGTTCCTCGGCCTGTACATTGCAGACAACAATATCGAGACGGGCATGGACCCGGGTCAGCTGCCCAAGTCGGTCCTGGAcgcggtcgaggccgacTCCTTCTGGTGCTTGaccaagctgctcgacggcatACAAGATCACTACATTGTGGCGCAGCCGGGGATACAGCGGCAGGTAGGCGCGTTGCGCGACCTCACGGCGCGCATCGACTCGACACTGTCGAAGCATctggagaaggagggcgtcgagttTATCCAGTTCAGCTTCCGTTGGATGAACTGCCTGCTCATGCGAGAGATAAGCGTCAAGAACACCATCCGCATGTGGGACACGTACCTGGTAAGGGAAAagctctctccccctcctctccccgcCCTTGTCCTGCCGTCAAACGAGTACTGACCTGGtgcccccctctccccaggccgaggagcagggcTTCTCCGAGTTCCACCTCTACGTgtgcgccgccctgctcgtaAAGTGGTCCGACAAACTCGTCAAGATGGACTTTCAGGAGATCATGATGTTCCTACAGAGCCTGCCCACCAAGGCCTGGACAGAAAAGGACATTGAGCTGCTCCTCAGCGAGGCCTTCATCTGGCAGAGCCTCTACAAGGGCTCCGCCGCGCACCTCCAGAGCGGCCAGCCCAGCAAGCCCCTGCTGACAAACCTGCAGCTGTAGAGTACCTAAAACTGCCTTTTTCATTCCGCCGTCAATGGTTCTACTACGAGGACAGCGCGCGGCAACATGAGTCTACGCTAACATTCAGCCTGCGACGcgatgcgacgcgacgcgcaGGGAGCGGCTAGGGGACGGGAAACAGGCGGGGCGTGCACGCtttgcgtgcgtgcgtgacGGATTCTCCCCACTTGCGTTCCGTACCTGGTGGATGGTGGTACTGATGCCGCTGGTGCGCGTAGGTAGTCCTACGTAGAGGGCCGCACCGACGGGTAAACcggtgaggcggcgggcagagCGGCAGTGCTTAGGTAGGAGGAGAATACGGAGTCTTGACagatgcatgcatgcgtaCCTGTGTGCCAGGCAGGGTGGGTAAAGGGAGGTTAGAGGCAcgggggcagggcaggctacacacacacacacacacacatttGATGACGGTCCGGATAGATGATGATACAGCAATTATGAGCATCCATGAGTCTCCCAGCTTTTGATCTATTTAGAAGATACCAGTGGTGGCACCAACCCAGACTGACCACCACATGTCCCATGCCCATACAAGTCGCCTCCATCTTGGGCGTCAACGCCCCCCTTCCTAACCGGAATGCCACAGCAGcgaggccgctgccgtgaCCACAAAGAAAAGACAATGGCAACTCTACAGGGACCCGATGTTGGGAACACTCCCCCATCATTTCCAAGAAATACAATGTTGATACAAAAAAGGGGAGGTGGGCTGCCAGCCGAAGGTATACTGAGCCCACCACGGTAGCCAAACGAAAAACGCCCATTTGTCTGCCAAAGGGCGATTCCTTATCCAAAGCTCTTTCATATGCAACAATCGACCCAGACGCCATGCAAGAGAGGCAGCAAGAGAGAGTTCTTGCCTTCCCTCATGAACCATAAATCAAAGAAAAAGGGAAAGGAACGGTCTCCCCAACGCCATTTTCGCTTCCATAATCAACATGAATTGCTCTTCGTGaaacgccggcgccgtcgggatGGCGGAGAATAGATTATTAGGCCTTCTTGAGGTCATCGACATAGCCGAGGGTATGCCGGTTGTCGTCGCACACTCTCGCCCATTCGAGCAGCAGACGCCAGACGTAGAGGCGCATGTCCTCCCGACGCAGCACCTTCTCGGACCACTCGCGGCCCATCTCGGCGATGaactgcgccgccgcgtcgcctggcccgccaccgtcggcaaAGTATTCGAGCACAGGATACATGTCCTGGAAGGTGTTGTCGAGGGGCACGAAATGCACCCATGGGATTATGCGGTCGTCGTGCCACTCGGCGTAGACGGTAGCTTTGAGTGGCAGACTCGTGGAGCGGAGAAAGCCCCGGAAGCGGGCGCTGAACGagttgccgtcggcgtcggggagAAACTTGTAGTTGTACTGCTTCTTCATGGGGATCTGCTCTGACAGCTTGAAGTAAGGCTGGAAAAAGTCGCACTCGTTTTCCGGGCAGAGATGCACAAAGGCGGTATCAGCGAACTGGCTGATCCAGGCGCCCAACTCCCCGCGTCTCATCCGGGGGCTGTCGTAGATGGCGAGAGACGGAAGCTCAAACGTCAACGGGCGCTTTGCGTCCgactcggcgcgggcgatggTCGTGGCGTTGAACATGTCGACAAGACGATGACGCTGAAAGTGATGCCAGGTGTGCTCCTTGGGTCGACCGCCGGAACCATCGCCTCGCCAGATGAGGCCGTCCTTCTTGCGCCCCCACGAGGGCCCATGGGAGTCACCGCCCGAGTAGAACTCATCCCGAGTCAGATACATGGCACCGGGGATAAGTATCTCGTTGTTCATGGGAAGCTTAGAGCCGCCGAACAGGGGTATCAGCTCCTCGGTGGAGGAGAGGCTGATGGGCTCGATAAAGGTGCCGTgcagctggcgcaggtgCGGCTGCAGGCAGGGGTCGGTCGCAGCGGTCCAGTTCTGGACAAAACCCTTGTACGAGTACGAAGGTCTGTAGTTTTGTgggaaggcggcgggcgtggcccAGTCGTCGATCTGCTTGACGCCATGGGCGGGGGTGCCGGGGCCGCACGTCTTGACGGCCAGGTCCCAGTACTGGTTGCTGGGCCCGAACCACTCCGGGTCGTAGGGATCGCTCTTGTCGTCTTCGAGGTGTTGGAGGCCGGTGAAGGTGGATTTGACgctggcgacgtcggccagggTCCTCTCCTTGCGctccttgtcgacgagcttggcgaTTTGGTCGTGGGGGACGAGGATGCGGGACTCGTCCATCATGTTGACGGGCATGTCGACATCGGGCAAGTGTTGGGCGAattcctcgacgagggcggtcCAGAGCTGCAGCCAGGGcacgcggccctcgacgtcgccgacgccagaGGCGGTGCCATTGCGGACCTTGACGACCCAGTGccaggcgtcggcgcggcggcggacggtgTTGAGCTCGAGGGCCCAAAAGGGCGTCAGGTCCTTGTATATGCGGTCGAAATAGTCTTCGACGACAATGGCGTGGGCGTCCTGGGCGGCTTTGAACCAGGCGTCGAAGCCCGGGGGCGGGTGGCGCCCGCGCTTGGACCGGTATCTGGCCGCTGCGTCGGCAACGTCGTGGCTTTGCGCGGCCAACAGCTTTTCGTGGCGCAACTTTGCTTCGACCATGAGCTTCTTGATGGGGTGCTTGTGACCGATATCTAAGCCGACGGTGCTGCGCAAGCCGGCCATGTCCCACGACTTGGCATCGTGCCAGAGCATGtagttggcgacgacgaatgcgacgaagaaggcggccgacAGGTAccgcacgacgaggcgcgacgGCCAGAGCCGCGGGTCACAGAGCTTGAACATGGGGGGGACAGT
Above is a genomic segment from Purpureocillium takamizusanense chromosome 2, complete sequence containing:
- a CDS encoding uncharacterized protein (EggNog:ENOG503NXXZ~COG:A), with protein sequence MTEPENFEEDLFADLYDDNDASKGAPAPAPVAPVSSAPDDTGEAAVSSTRDAENAAGGEAMAHDAEDDDEEDDDEVDFNLGGGSTATAPVPQHDDTPSTPPYGTVHKASAKDDGKMFIGGLNWETTDQSLRDYFSQFGEVVECTVMRDSSTGRSRGFGFLTFKDAKTVNIVMVKEHFLDGKIIDPKRAIPRDEQEKTSKIFVGGVSQETTDQEFRDYFAQFGRVVDATLMMDKDTGRPRGFGFVTFESEAGVDACINVPLEIHGKPVEVKKAQPRGNLREEEEAAKRNKFRKDEQSGQGGMGGGQQMGGATNGMTPQLMAQYFQRMQQYFNMMQSQMAMNRGMQMNPAMWQQMMQMQQMQQQMMAGGRGGGPGNNPQNMMGGGNMNPQMMQQMQQQMMQMQQQQQQQQQQQGGQQQQQQPQGGGDQGNYGGGFQQAPPQGPGGGRRGGRGGAGGGGYGGGGGGGYGMGGGGGGAPTSWEGMYDDVPQPSAGQGGFRRGGGSGSQGTPDPQNAPPANAPTGPKNAGRPGANYRGGGRGGNRGFHPYAR
- the GYP1 gene encoding GTPase-activating protein (COG:U~EggNog:ENOG503NWNR~BUSCO:EOG09261YLQ), coding for MWSSSGSGKKPAPSPQEMVQVDRSDSASPFWRPTVRDNAPKRSVTSPAARDPNLVVGAAYSHADMLKFDSLSLSRPKTPPSSSSSRVRVHEASPPARHSGQSSPPFKSYINFLSNTNDDWKADEDEMLGYDDDDGDDFGLPSLSNMKRRSRRIASQTTPDPSALSPAMEGPFGSKSRRHSNSADIAIERPTPAYPMPKKSEGKILRPQYKEILRDPANSLHLINYPSVPSNASAKEADAINSRITRINKFKKLLQASAISLPDLRSLAWSGVPEEVRAMTWQLLLSYLPTNSERRVATLERKRKEYVDGVRQAFERGGTSSASPGRARGLDEAIWHQISIDVPRTNPHIELYSYEATQRSLERILYVWAVRHPASGYVQGINDLVTPFWQVFLGLYIADNNIETGMDPGQLPKSVLDAVEADSFWCLTKLLDGIQDHYIVAQPGIQRQVGALRDLTARIDSTLSKHLEKEGVEFIQFSFRWMNCLLMREISVKNTIRMWDTYLAEEQGFSEFHLYVCAALLVKWSDKLVKMDFQEIMMFLQSLPTKAWTEKDIELLLSEAFIWQSLYKGSAAHLQSGQPSKPLLTNLQL
- the GYP1 gene encoding GTPase-activating protein, variant 2 (COG:U~EggNog:ENOG503NWNR~BUSCO:EOG09261YLQ), producing MLKFDSLSLSRPKTPPSSSSSRVRVHEASPPARHSGQSSPPFKSYINFLSNTNDDWKADEDEMLGYDDDDGDDFGLPSLSNMKRRSRRIASQTTPDPSALSPAMEGPFGSKSRRHSNSADIAIERPTPAYPMPKKSEGKILRPQYKEILRDPANSLHLINYPSVPSNASAKEADAINSRITRINKFKKLLQASAISLPDLRSLAWSGVPEEVRAMTWQLLLSYLPTNSERRVATLERKRKEYVDGVRQAFERGGTSSASPGRARGLDEAIWHQISIDVPRTNPHIELYSYEATQRSLERILYVWAVRHPASGYVQGINDLVTPFWQVFLGLYIADNNIETGMDPGQLPKSVLDAVEADSFWCLTKLLDGIQDHYIVAQPGIQRQVGALRDLTARIDSTLSKHLEKEGVEFIQFSFRWMNCLLMREISVKNTIRMWDTYLAEEQGFSEFHLYVCAALLVKWSDKLVKMDFQEIMMFLQSLPTKAWTEKDIELLLSEAFIWQSLYKGSAAHLQSGQPSKPLLTNLQL
- a CDS encoding uncharacterized protein (TransMembrane:1 (o15-35i)~CAZy:GT90~COG:S~EggNog:ENOG503PCPK), with translation MFKLCDPRLWPSRLVVRYLSAAFFVAFVVANYMLWHDAKSWDMAGLRSTVGLDIGHKHPIKKLMVEAKLRHEKLLAAQSHDVADAAARYRSKRGRHPPPGFDAWFKAAQDAHAIVVEDYFDRIYKDLTPFWALELNTVRRRADAWHWVVKVRNGTASGVGDVEGRVPWLQLWTALVEEFAQHLPDVDMPVNMMDESRILVPHDQIAKLVDKERKERTLADVASVKSTFTGLQHLEDDKSDPYDPEWFGPSNQYWDLAVKTCGPGTPAHGVKQIDDWATPAAFPQNYRPSYSYKGFVQNWTAATDPCLQPHLRQLHGTFIEPISLSSTEELIPLFGGSKLPMNNEILIPGAMYLTRDEFYSGGDSHGPSWGRKKDGLIWRGDGSGGRPKEHTWHHFQRHRLVDMFNATTIARAESDAKRPLTFELPSLAIYDSPRMRRGELGAWISQFADTAFVHLCPENECDFFQPYFKLSEQIPMKKQYNYKFLPDADGNSFSARFRGFLRSTSLPLKATVYAEWHDDRIIPWVHFVPLDNTFQDMYPVLEYFADGGGPGDAAAQFIAEMGREWSEKVLRREDMRLYVWRLLLEWARVCDDNRHTLGYVDDLKKA